CATCATTTAAGTCTATTGTCCTATTGTTCCGTTTTTCAAACAGACCCATTAAATAAGCATCCGGAGGAGTCATTTACAACTTTTAATCCGGGATAAGGCTGTCTAAATGTTaattcaattattattattattattattattaattactcACAAATTTCTGTAGTGTTTAATCCCTCCTTTCTTTGATCGAAAGTCTCAATTCACTTTCTGTGTATTAAATGCCTTTTTAAGAAACTGAGGCCTACCTAAAAAGAAGCTTTAGCAGTCGAAATTATTCCTAAAAACATATTtctcatatctccagacagGAGGTGTTACGTTACGGATTGGATGCAAACGCTAGTTCACAAAACAAAAggagatttataaaaaaacacacaaaacaataaTCCATGAAACAGGCATGCAAAAACTAGcgtggtccaaccagactctcgtacattcatttcatttgtacagagagtcttgCCACGCTCCACTGCAAAgtgttacttccgttaaggagggtcctctgttgaagtttaaaactattggatctgcccagagtcactctgaatctgcaattaccaatcgctaacgtttggttgtgacgtatgtcactcagtctggcgcacaacctcaacgtcatcatttttagccacccccctctgttcactgattggacctgcagatttttgccggagaaaacgaaactctatacagcagtcccagacgttgtgctgaagcgaaatgaaaattaagtggAAGCACGTAAGAGGGCAGAGCCAGGCTAGGCAGAAACAGGGACAAACACAAGCATGAGGAGCATAAACAGAGACAAAGATATGACAAGTCACACAACAACAGATATGTATACAATGATTAATGGCAGCTGTGGCTATAACAATGAGGATCAGCTGGAGCTAGAGTTGGTAATgggtccaggtgataacaatcagCACAGGAACAAAGACATACACAGAACACAGTAAAACAActgtgacagtaccccccctAAAGGAGTGGCGCCCAGACACTCCATGAGACAAAAGTTCAGGTGGGTGGAGGAATGGAGGTGGATCTGGGGGAGGCCAGGTGGGCCAGGATTGTGTGGTGGCCAAGGATCTGGAAGCCAGGGTGGAACCGGCAGGGCAGGGGGCTAGCGCAGCGCCGTCAGAGCAGGGGGCTGGCAGGGCATTTTGGACTGGGCATTTTGGACCAGACAAAGAGTTCAGGGAGCTCCAGGATGGCCATCTTGGAGCAGACAAAGAATTCAGCAAGCTTGGGGACGGCCATCTTGGGCCAGGCAAAGAGTTCAGGGAGCTTGGGGACGGCCATCTTGGGCCAGGCAGAGAGTTCAGGGAGCTCGGGGAAGGCTATCTTGGGCCAGGCAGAGAGTTCAGGGAGCTCGGGGACAGCCATCTTGGGCAGGACAAAGAGGTTGGGGAACTCAGGCATGGCCATTTTGGCAAGGGCAGAGAGTCTATGGAGCTTGGGAGTGACCATGTTGACTGAGCTACAGGACACAGGAAACTTAGGAATAACCACCTCAGTATGGGGTCagatttgttttgtatttctgaataaatataCTATAATCCACAAATAAATATAGAGagtttcataaatattttttaaatccacaaatgcacaataAGCGAACCATAAATATATGTTAGACATTTCATAAAAAGGAAGGATAATGGGATTtgcaaatgaaaaaatatttataaatatatatttttattttatttatatgtgaATGGCTTCCTGCGCATTTGTGGATCGCtttctgtgcatttgtgaattGCTGCACACATTTGTGGATCGCTTTCTGTGCATTCGCgttctgtgcatttgtggatttgAAACATTTCTAACGTCAAGACGTTCACAAGAATCCACAAATAGGTGGACTCCGCCCACCGTCTACTCCAGCCAATCAGACAACAAGCACACTGTGCTGACCAATCGTGGCAAGATTTCCCTCCAACCAATCACATTTTGTTTTACTGTTAGGTCGGGAACACAGTTGAATTTCATCAGGCAATcttttgtaggctgcatacatcattaagacttattttagaaaattaactattataaagttgactattattcttagttagtCGTTAATTGTTGTAAAATGCTTATGATTTGCGGATGTagtgctcagttaacttaaattaaCCAGACGTGATGActtatgcagcctgcatatgcgacctccggaggctgcagccttccgattgaggaACGGGCAATGTTGACAGTTGTCAATAATTCTTTACTAGGGATTCTCTTAATACACTTTGTGGTAAGGTATGTCAAGGTTAATATTTGTcaaattaaattgattaaaacCGGTTTTTAGCAGTAGTTTACTCCACACGTGGCTTTTTGGTTCCTTCTGTTGCCGTGTTGGTTTGTTTCCTGGCTGACAGTAACTTATAAGTTTAGCATTTTGTAAATTCTGTTAATATAGCATATAGCCTTTCTTGAAATAATCCGGCTACAATTTTAAAGACGTCTTGGTTTCAATTTTGCTAATCCCTTATGTAATATCAAACTCCTGTTCTCAGGTAATATCAATCCTTTTAAGGTTCCATTTTAATGTGAGGTGGAAATTGGAAAGGCTTGTATAGTTTTGTCTGTTCCTGATCATTTATATTATTTGACTAAATTATCAATAGTTGAAGAACAAAATACTGTTTTATTAGATTATAATCTATAGTTTGGAATAATACTATATAACCCATTATATTTACTATTAATTTAGTAATTTCCCTGGTTTTTCTTCTTTCttgtaaaactgttttgaaGCAATgcaactttgtaaaaaaaacactatataaataaatctgGCTTggcttaaaattaaatttacacCCCATTTAGAAAttacagatgtgtgtgtgtgtgtgtttgtttgtttacatttaatatttaatttacttaagaTAAGATATTGTGTTCTATATAAATCTGTACTACTTATTTCAGCACACTCTAACAAATGTCTGCATCTAAGCTTACACAAAGGAttagcttatttatttattccttCAAATTATTGattcataaataaatgagtTCATTACACATTTCATTCATTCACTCCTGTCTACTGCAATTGCTGATTGAGAAACATGGCATTGACCTTCAGGCCTTGTTCATTAACACAgtatgacaaaaaaattaaatatccTCTTGAACTTGAAATATGAACACAAATTCATCCTTTACTTCAGAGAATTCCCCGCTCAGGACCTTCCAGAGGGCATTTTGTTGATCATCTGTAGAACATGGTCAAGTAAAGATGCAAGTcgtaaaacatattaaaatcacatgaaatgatATGTAGCGTCTGTCATATCTCTTTTAGGCAAACATCTACATCAGCTGAATGCACCACtcctaaaaaacacacacaataaaaaacaaataacatacCAGTTGTTTGATTGCATACTTGTGTAAAAATCCAGCTTACTTCTATGAATTTTACTGTTAATGACAGTAAGAGCATAAGCTTGTTCAGAGCATAAagggaaaataaaaacaacactgtaAGACTATCTAACAGCTTTGACATATTATTAAACCTTCTTGAAATTAAGATGTAGACACCACAGGAATTTCTTGTTCATTTAAAAGATACCATCATGCATAATGTGTAATTAAATGATCAGTTCTGTAGTAGGAGACGaggtaaaacacatttgttttgacATGTCATAATAAAATGTACCACGTTAGATACAAACTATCTGTAAGCAAATGTCACTACATAACTATAATGGTAGCGAAGACTACTCTGAAGTGTAGAGGGCTAGTTACGAATGAATATAGCAGTGTACCAGGGTGTCTGTCAGAACACAATAGAGAGTGAAGGATTTTGTGTATATTTCTTTCATGTGTATGCGTAACATTGCAACTGTGCCCTGATGTAATCAACATGTCTGCAGTGAAGGTGTGAACCAAATGGCCTATAGAAACTGATCAGTGTGAATAACAAATAAACACCATTCCTCAGGGTAGACTGCTCAGTTGACCAATCTCCTGTAGGAGGTCCTAACAGGCTTCTATTGCTTGTAGGTATTTTGTTATCATATAAATGTCTGTCTCACTGACAGAACTTTGGGTTAAGAATGCAGAAGGTTGACACGACAACATCACTCCTGAAGAACAATGCTACATAAGAACCTTCATTAAATCTCTTTTCCCCACATGCACTTGGTCCTGCTTATTATTTTACGTATTAGATACATTCTAATACGTTGGCGAGCCATGAAAGACTGAGCAgccaaattcaagaaaatctaACAATTTGGCGGAGCCAGCCAGGAGAGACAGATAAGAAGAGCACTCATCACTGCAACAAGACGAGAACTGAAGATTCTAGCTTCTGAAGATTATTGAAGACAAATCGACTATGTTTGTGGACTGTGTTTGTTGAAGCAACTACCTTGATGACTTTGTCTTAAAAATCTTCATTTGGTGAGTGAAACTTATCAGCTCTCTTAAAGAACTACTGAAGAAATTAAGCAGACCAATGTTCATGGTGTAGCATTGTTAATCATTTCAGATTTGGTCCTTTCTCTAAATGTCTGTAGGAATTGTTGAGAAACAATTTAGTCCGTTCATCTAGAGATTGTAGAAGTAGAAGCTTGGTCCTTTTTCTAAATGTCTGTAGGaattgtttagaaacaatttagTCCGTTCATCTAGAGATTGTAGAAGTAGAAGCTTGGTCCTTTTTCTAAATGTCTGTAGGAATTGTTAAAGAACAATTTAGTCCATTCATCCAGAAACTGTAGAAGTCACAGAAATAGTTTGGGACTGATATTGCTGCAAGATTTTAGGATTCTTGACTGGGTGCTAATCAGTAGCCACTATTTCGTTAGATTCTAACAAGGTTAAAAAAAGATGGTCTAGAACCAAAATTATGGAACTTAAAGTCAATTTGCCTTCCATTGAAATATATGGAAAGTTCTGAGTGACAAATAGGAAACTAAGAACTAAGAATAATTGAGCATTCTGAAGTAGGATTCAGAAAGAATTTGAGATTTTAAAACTGTGAAGGCTAATGTTTATTGGTGTGCAAACAGTAGACACATTTTATTATGGTTCTCTTGCTTTCTTAATTGTAGTATTAAGAACTAAACAATAAGATAGCACAAACTAATTATTGTTATTAAGAGTACATTTAATGTATGTTtgaatgtgtttgtctgtataCTCCAAATGGTCAGTCTGAATAAGCACCTTTAACAGATCTAAcaccttttgttttgttttcacacCTCTGAGGGCACTTCTCCTGTACTGGCCATGGCTGAGTCTATTATGAAAAACAATGGTTGTGGATCTTACCCGAGACCAACTACAGAAAGGCATGGAACAGAACCTCCAAATGTAACCATTGATCAGATGATGGAAAATCTGAATGCATATTTGGACAAAAGACTGGAGATAAGGACAAGCCATGATGACATCTGTAGGAAATACAGTATCAAGCACTCAGAGAGTGGACAATGGGCTTTGCCAGACATCAAAAGGGCTTTTGGAAAGACACAGCGCTTAAGGAGAAACACCAGGAAAGATGGATGGTCTGTGATTTTGCGCAAACAAATTCAACATCACCTGCAAAAGTGTGAGATGGACAAACTACAATGTGAGATTGAAGCTGAGAAGGCTAAGGTTCGAGGATTATCTGAACGACTGCAAAATGAAAAAAGAGACAAAGAGAAACTGTTAAACCAGAATGAGATTTTGCTAAATTTGATTTCAAAACAAATTGAATCAAAAGACTGTTTTATAACACAGGCATCAACTAAAGAAACTAGCAGCTGCAACAAGCAAGTAACTGAACAACAAGTTACTGAAAATCAACAACGAATGGCTCTGCTGAGAGAGCTACCACATGATCACTGTGAAAGCGGTGATTTAGATAGAGAGACTAAATCATCTATTCACACCTATGTCCCAAAGAGCAGATCTATGGTCAGACTCGCTCCTGTTATTGTCAAAAACAGAAGGACTGAAATTGAAGTTGACAATGAGGAGGAATATGAGGAGAATGGAGAGAGACAAACTCGCACTGTGACAAAAATGGTGAAGACATATGTTCCACATAGAACATACCAGCCAGCAACACCAGAGCAGATTGACAAATGGTCAAGGGAACTGCCAGATGTATACAAACATCCACGGAAGGTTTGGCAAGTTCTACAAAGACTGCACAAAATCTACACACTACATCCATTAGATGGAGTAGTCATTCTCAATGTCAATTTGAGGGACAGTGACCAAAACAGGCTAACTGAAAGAGTCAACACCAAAGTTGGTGAGTCTCAAGAGAACATTGAATCTGGAGGGGAAGCtgtaaagacatttttatttgaattaaaacCTCCAGAGATTAATTGGGGTAAAATTACATCTTGCATGCAGAAGACAGGGGAAAGTGTCACAGAGTTTGAAGATCGCTTCAAACAAACTTGGCTGGAACATGCTGGTTTGAATGACACTGAGGATTTTAACAAGGACACTGGTATGCCTTTAAAAACTGCATTTGTAAATGCACTGAAACCAGAGATCTCTAAAGCTCTGAAAATTTGTTATGATGACTGGGACAGCATTGGGGTTGCTTTTAATCAGCTGGTTGAATGGTCAACAAAGATTGAAAGAACACAAGATGTCCAGCTGAGAACCTTACAAACAAAACCTGTGAAGAGCAACAAGAGAGTGGAacatcacaaacacacaagtgCAAACACCAAACATGGAAGATGCAAGTATTGCAACAAGGAAGGACACTGGATTCGAGATTGCAGCCTGAAATTAAGAGACAAAAATGTTGATGAGGACCACCTGGATAGAAGATTTCAGCAGCTGACAGTAGAACAAAAACAGACTCTACTAAACGCTGTTGAGTGGCAGCGAAACTAGAGACCCCCTCTCTACAGCACCAGCTAGTGGCATTTCATCCAAGACCAGATGGAGTTTTTAAAACAGAAGCATACAGAGAAAACTCAACAATAGAAGCAAAAGGTGATGTCCTAGCAGATGATGCTGTTAGTCAAGCCGTGAAGGGAGAGGGGTGCACAAGCGGCATTAAGGAATTTCAAACAAGAAAGACACTTGACTTTAGACATTAAGCAAGTTGAAGATGACGTCTCCTGAGAACAAATGTTGTTGATGAAAGGTTCAGCAAAACAGAGGGACGATAAGCAAGACCGCAATTATGCCCATAAGAAACCTGGATTAAgccctttaaaaaatgtcacAGGCAGGCCCATGCCCATACTCAGAACAGAAAACATGCTTAAAGCTCATATGAATGACAGCCAAGTCCTGAAGGACTCAGCCTGGCAGTACAGAATCCTGAAGAGCAAGTTCTAAATGTGTGCCATTGTGAGTTAATTAGTCTGCCTAGAGGTGAGGGATAGATGGCAGTAGTGTTTATCAGAGTCCATATATTGCGGGACTAGAGTTTTTAGGCTCTAGCATGTCGTCTGAGGATGAAGAGGTACACATACCACCACTGGTAAACACTGTAGTGTCCTGCCAACATTAAATAGGGACAGTTTTAATTGCAGGTAGAAGTTGTTTGTGAATAATCTGTTTTCTTTGGCAAGATACGTTCCCCTTTTCTTTTGTGTGTGATTGCAGGTGTTCCAGTGTTCCAGTGTTTCAGAGAATAAGCAAAGTCCTCTGATGTTTGGCACCTTCACCATATTGCACCAACCACCAAGCAGAAACCTGGGAAGATCCACAGAGCACATCCATGTCCGCCATTTCCACATTACTCTAACTTGCAAATAACCTGCAGGACTCCGCAGAGTACAAAAAGATCAAAACACAACCACATCCGCCAAGTCCACATGATTACAACTTTAAATTGAAATTGTAAAAAGGACTCATGCATTTTCACAAAGAAATGATACAATTTTTACATTGAAACCTTTTTCACAAGCAAGAACCTGTATACTGCATGTGTACATGATTGACaaaatcttttgttttatttttgtgtgatcaAAATATGATCAAATGGGGGATTGAAGGATTTTGTGTATATTTCTTTCATGTGTATGCGTAACATTGCAACTGTGCCCTGATGTAATCAACATGTCTGCAGTGAAGGTGTGAACCAAATGGCCTATAGAAACTGATCAGTGTGAATAACAAATAAACACCATTCCTCAGGGTAGACTGCTCAGTTGACCACTCTCCTGTAGGAGGTCCTAACAGGCTTCTATTGCTTGTAGGTATTTTGTTATCCTATAAATGTCTGTCTCACTGACAGAACTTTGGGTTAAGAATGCAGAAGGTTGACACGACAACATCACTCCTGAAGAACAATGCTACATAAGAACCTTCATTAAATCTCTTTTCCCCACATGCACTTGGTCCTGCTTATTATTTTACGTATTAGATACATTCTAATACGTTGGCGAGCCATGAAAGACTGAGCAgccaaattcaagaaaatctaACAAGAGCGTTGAACCAACTTGAGCTGTTTATTAGGCACACAAGAGAACATACATTAGATAGGAGAGAGCCAGCATTCAGTATTTAAGAGGTAGCACACACCGCACAGAACTCTGAATGAGAGGCACAACTTGGATAGCAGAGCAGTCGTTGATGAAGGTAATGGTGAATATTGGTAATAGTCCTTTAATGAAGCTCTGCACTAGAGACCTGCGCGGGACATATTTTTCAGTCCCGCTCCCGTCCAGTCCCGCAAGATTTAGTCCCGCTCCCGCCCGTTACCGCTAAAATGCGTGTTATATTCTCCCGCTCCCGCCCGCAATATTCATGTTTTGTCCCGCTCCCGCCCGCAAAATCCCACAGGTTACATAAAAGTTAATATTTAAGTGTACTGACTACTAATTCCAGCTGTATCAATtttgaatataaataaaaaagaaactgaaaatacacaaacatgttTCGTTTTATTTCAATGATGAAATGATCAAGGAactttttagaaatacattCAGAACAGTCAAAAATAGGCTAATaacatttttgcattaaaaatatataatacaaaaCCGCGTTTCTCACGCTTTCAAACagaaaaacatttatgttttaGCCTTTTCTCTTTAATAGGCTACCTAAACATTAAACTGAAAATAGCCTTATTCCTCGATAAAAATAGAATAcataaaattaacttaaataaaaaaaggttgAAAATAGGCTTATAAAAAGTTtgcaatgaaaaaatatataatataaatccGCGTTTCTCACGCTTTCAAACagaaaaacatttatgttttaGCCTTTTCTCTTTAATAGGCTACCTAAACATTAAACTGAAAAAAGCCTTATTTCtcgaaaataataaaataaataaaaattaacttaaataaaaaaaggttgAAAATAGGCTAATAAAAAATTtgcaatgaaaaaatatataatataaatccGCGTTTCATAGGCTTTCAaacagaaaaacatttatcttttAGCCTTTTCTTTTAGGCTACTTAAACATTAAACTGAAAATAGCCTTATTCCTCGATAAaaatagaataaataaaaattaacttaaataaaaaaaggttgACAATAGGCTAATAAAAAGTttgcaattaaaaaatatataatataaatccGCGTTTCTCACGCTTTCAAACagaaaaacatttatgttttaGCCTTTTCTCTTTAATAGGCTACCTAAACATTAAACTGAAAATAGCCTTATTTCTCGAAAATAAtagaagaaataaaaattaacttaaataaaaaaaaggttgaaaataggctaataaaacatttgcaatgaaaaataatataaatccGCGTTTCTCAGGCTTTCAAACAGAAAcagaaaaacatttgttttagcCTTTTCTTTTTAATAGGCTACCTAAACATTAAACTGAAAATAGCCTTATTCCTCGATAAaaatagaataaataaaaattaacttaaataaaaaaaggttgGCCTACTTAAAGTGTCCATGCAGGAATAACATGTCATTCACCGATGAGGGCTTCAGATTAATGCGTCTCTGCTCGAGAATGCGTCCGCAAATACTGAAAGCTCTCTCCGACGGTGCGCTGGAAGCCGGAATGGAAAGTACATGGCGTGTTAATTTGCTTAGTCTCGGAAATTCCTGACATCGACTTTTCCACCAGTGGAGGACCTGCTTGGGCCCGTGTGTTTCTGATCCATCCAACTTGACCTTTACATATCCTGCTATTTCGGAATCAATGGACACGTCGCTGTCCATGGTATCATCAGCGTCCTCCCATTCCGCGAAGTCCTGAAAAGAAGCCTTTTTTGCTGGTGGCGGTGGGTTTTCTTCTGTGTTTTCATCAAACCCCAACTCTTCAACTAGCGCTTTGACGGCATTGATAACCGCCTGTCTTTCATTGTCATCAATCATCTTTAAGTGACGCAGTTTGGGAGTGAGGAAAGTGGCTATTTTGTAGAGCATGTGAATTCCATTTTGTGCCAAACATTTCGGCGACATTAGTTCGTCCAGGCGTCGCACACAAGTCGATGCAATTTCAGTGAGAATGCTGTCAGTCGTGGCTGCCTCGCAGTGGTTTCTTAGTTTTACGGCCCAGGGTAGAACTAGAGATGCACTCAAGGCTGTATTGTCTGACTCCAAATCGTTGGTTGCATCTTTAAACGGCTTTAAAAAAGTCACCAGGGTTTTAAGAATATTTTTGTTGATGCATCCTACTTTATCATACTGTTTATTTTCCAACAGGATTGCTGCAATGTCGTCATATTGTTGAAACACGGAATCAAGCATTTCGAAATTAGAATTCCATCTTGTTTCAACCGACTGCTTTAGAGACGTACTTAGTTTCACTTGCAGGCCAGAATGTTTAAAGTAGGTGACTAGTTTTTTCACGTCTTTCAAAAGTTGGCATCACAGCAGACGAGAATGCATGCGAAAGAATGGTATTGAGTATGTGCGCACTGCAGTTTAGTCTTGTGAAGCCACGGAGAGCTGCGACCATGTTTGCTCCTCTGTCAGTGACGAAGACAAGTTTCTTTGCCTCTGAACTGTCTATTCCAAATACTCTGAGATTTTGAAATAGTAATGCTCGAATGTTCTCGCCAGTTTTTGACGCACCTGCATCGAATGGTGTTGCAAAGAGCACCCTTGACACCAAGTCATAATTTGCATCTGTGTAGTGTATTGTGGCTGATAGGAAGGATGTTTTCCGATAGTTTTCGGTCCAGATGTCAGTTGTCACTGCACAACCATATTTCAGAATTGTATCGGTCATGTCACTGACAACAACTCTTCTTTGTGCTTGTGCCCTTTCACTCAGATTTCTTGACAATGTCGTTGGATGAGGCAAAATGTCCTTCACATCGAATTTTCCAATTTTGGCTG
This genomic interval from Misgurnus anguillicaudatus chromosome 8, ASM2758022v2, whole genome shotgun sequence contains the following:
- the LOC141365618 gene encoding uncharacterized protein; amino-acid sequence: MAESIMKNNGCGSYPRPTTERHGTEPPNVTIDQMMENLNAYLDKRLEIRTSHDDICRKYSIKHSESGQWALPDIKRAFGKTQRLRRNTRKDGWSVILRKQIQHHLQKCEMDKLQCEIEAEKAKVRGLSERLQNEKRDKEKLLNQNEILLNLISKQIESKDCFITQASTKETSSCNKQVTEQQVTENQQRMALLRELPHDHCESGDLDRETKSSIHTYVPKSRSMVRLAPVIVKNRRTEIEVDNEEEYEENGERQTRTVTKMVKTYVPHRTYQPATPEQIDKWSRELPDVYKHPRKVWQVLQRLHKIYTLHPLDGVVILNVNLRDSDQNRLTERVNTKVGESQENIESGGEAVKTFLFELKPPEINWGKITSCMQKTGESVTEFEDRFKQTWLEHAGLNDTEDFNKDTGMPLKTAFVNALKPEISKALKICYDDWDSIGVAFNQLVEWSTKIERTQDVQLRTLQTKPVKSNKRVEHHKHTSANTKHGRCKYCNKEGHWIRDCSLKLRDKNVDEDHLDRRFQQLTVEQKQTLLNAVEWQRN